The sequence below is a genomic window from Streptomyces sp. NBC_00289.
TTGCGGCCGGTGGCGTACCGGGTGGCCTCGAAGGAGGCCAGGGCGCCGGAGGTGAAGCGGCCGGTGAAGACCGCGGCGTCGTCCACGGTGACCTGTCCGGTGCCGGCGGCCGAGCCGGCGGACAGTCCGCTGGTCGCGCCGACGGGCAGCGGCCGTTCCCGCACGAAGGTCTGGGTGAGCGCCGAGACGCCGGCCAGCTGTTCCCCCGCCAGGTACTGCGCGAGGTCGACGACGTGGGCCCCGAGGTCACCGAGCGCTCCCGACCCGGCCTGCTCCTTGCGCAGCCGCCAGGTCAGCGGGAACTGCGGGTCCACCAGCCAGTCCTGGAGGTAGGAGACCCGCACGTGCCGCAGGGTGCCGAGCCGGCCCTCGGCGACCATCGAACGGGCCAGCGTGGTGGCCGGCACCCGCCGGTAGTTGAATCCCACCATCGCCAACTGACCGCGTGCGTACGCCGCTTCGGCCGCCGCGGTCATCACCTCGGCCTCCGCGACGGTGTTCGCGAGGGGTTTCTCGCACAGCACGTGCTTGCCGGCGGCGAGCGCGGCGACGGCGATCTCGGCGTGGCTGTCGCCGGGGGTGCAGATGTCGACGAGATCGACGTCGTCGCGCTCGATCAGGGCGCGCCAGTCGGTCTCGGCCGCCGCCCAGCCGTGCCGGTCGGCCGCCGCGCGCACGGCGGTCGCGTCCCGTCCGCAGATCGCGGCCAGTACCGGGCGCCGGGGCAGGTCGAAGACGCGGCCCGCGGTGCGCCAGCCCTGGGAGTGGGCGGCACCCATGAAGGCGTAGCCGACCATGCCGACGCCGAGCGGCGGCTTCTCGCTGTCTGCTTCCTGCGGCTGCTGCGGCTGTCCCATGCGGAAGGTCCTCCTCGTCCTCGTCGGGGTGGCGCCGTGGGGGGTGCG
It includes:
- a CDS encoding Gfo/Idh/MocA family protein, coding for MGQPQQPQEADSEKPPLGVGMVGYAFMGAAHSQGWRTAGRVFDLPRRPVLAAICGRDATAVRAAADRHGWAAAETDWRALIERDDVDLVDICTPGDSHAEIAVAALAAGKHVLCEKPLANTVAEAEVMTAAAEAAYARGQLAMVGFNYRRVPATTLARSMVAEGRLGTLRHVRVSYLQDWLVDPQFPLTWRLRKEQAGSGALGDLGAHVVDLAQYLAGEQLAGVSALTQTFVRERPLPVGATSGLSAGSAAGTGQVTVDDAAVFTGRFTSGALASFEATRYATGRKNALRIELNGDRGSLAFDLERLNELSYHDGREPGTHAGFRRILVTEPDHPYLSAWWPPGHGLGYEHTFVHQARDMVLAVAEGRRPEPSFADGLQVQRVLAAVEESAEKNSVYTPLAV